In Antedon mediterranea chromosome 10, ecAntMedi1.1, whole genome shotgun sequence, one genomic interval encodes:
- the LOC140061274 gene encoding sialin-like: MKRYIVASMCCLAGICVLSLRINISFAIIEMVRRENSTAYQNLTDNMRSNHKTDELVTEIPRYDWNERQKQTVLAAFYYGNAVTPIPGGWLARQIGGKRSMVGVLLCSSLLTVLIPWAAGFNYYLLIFIRILDGCVQGVYYPALCELLENWIIPHERSKLMSIAFSALPLSVAFCNKMSSLICDFGGWQYTFYTYSVFSVFIAMIWMLFIYENPNKDPYISNTEREYINSFETLEENTPIAWFKIFTSSAVWALVIAYWAFIFILVLLLTESPIFINVILGFDLKTTGLLTSMPGLFQLLVVQTSGICADFIIQRKYLTLVNTRKLFTFLTLGISSLCLICIGVFEESSGASVVFLTVAFSSLGFYTSSVIPNIMEISKGHSGVIAGIMTSLAGPGCFIGPMMLGAFTVDNNTFKQWSWMFNITAGIGLIGMFTFLLFGSATEQKRSDENLAKHETKSYKAIEE, translated from the exons ATGAAGAGGTATATTGTGGCTAGTATGTGCTGTTTGGCTGGTATTTGCGTATTGTCTCTACGAATTAATATTAGTTTTGCAATTATCGAAATGGTAAGAAGAGAGAATTCAACAGCATATCAGAATTTAACTGATAATATGAGGTCTAATCACAAAACCGATGAACTTGTGACAGAG ATACCTAGATATGACTGGAATGAACGACAAAAACAAACAGTACTGGCTGCATTTTATTACGGCAATGCTGTAACACCAATACCAGGAGGTTGGTTAGCTCGCCAGATTGGTGGAAAACGATCCATGGTTGGAGTTCTTCTATGCTCAAGTTTACTTACTGTCTTGATACCATGGGCTGCGGGGTTTAACTATTATCTGTTAATTTTTATTCGAATTTTAGATGGTTGTGTACAG GGCGTATACTACCCAGCTCTCTGTGAATTATTAGAAAATTGGATAATTCCACACGAACGAAGTAAACTAATGTCTATTGCATTTTCAG CATTGCCTCTTAGTGTAGCATTCTGTAATAAGATGTCAAGTTTGATCTGTGATTTTGGTGGATGGCAGTATACCttttatacataca GTGTGTTTTCAGTTTTTATAGCAATGATATGGATGTTATTCATTTATGAGAATCCAAATAAAGATCCGTATATTTCCAATACAGAACGTGAATACATAAACAGTTTCGAAACGCTTGAAGAG aataCACCAATTGCCTGGTTTAAGATATTTACATCGTCTGCAGTATGGGCTTTAGTCATTGCGTATTGggcttttatatttattcttgTGCTCCTTCTTACCGAGTCACCgatttttataaatgtaatcTTAGGATTCGACCTGAAAACA ACTGGATTATTAACATCTATGCCAGGTCTGTTCCAGCTGTTGGTGGTTCAAACATCTGGAATATGTGCAGACTTTATTATCCAGCGTAAATATTTGACACTCGTGAATACAAGGAAGCTTTTTACATTTCTAA CTTTGGGAATATCTTCACTGTGCCTGATTTGTATTGGGGTTTTCGAAGAGAGCTCAGGTGCATCAGTGGTTTTTCTTACTGTAGCATTTAGTTCTCTAGGATTTTATACATCAAGTGTCATACCGAATATAATGGAAATATCTAAAGGTCATTCAGGGGTTATTGCTGGAATTATGACATCACTTGCAGGCCCCGGCTGCTTTATTGGTCCAATGATGTTAGGAGCATTCACTGTAGACAAT AATACATTCAAGCAATGGTCTTGGATGTTTAACATAACTGCTGGAATAGGACTAATTGgaatgtttacttttttgttaTTTGGGAGTGCAACAGAACAGAAACGCTCAGATGAGAACTTAGCTAAACACGAAACGAAATCTTACAAAGCTATCGAAGAATAA